In a genomic window of Streptomyces sp. SJL17-4:
- a CDS encoding site-2 protease family protein, whose product MTTATTRRHERRISPVFLAILAVMAVTGWAVWTDFAASPGLAIFLFVTSAWVVSLCLHEYAHARTALHGGDITVGAKGYLTLNPLAYTHAVLSIILPVLFVIMGGIGLPGGAVFIEQGRIKGRWKHSLISAAGPLANVLFALVCTAPFWLGALDGVPLPFQFALAFLAFLQVTAALLNLLPVPGLDGYGIVEPWLSYKLKRQIEPYAPYGFFIVIALLFVPAINDGFFDAIDALMRSLGVPEASRYCGSQLFRFWQETPEFCQV is encoded by the coding sequence ATGACCACGGCCACCACCCGGCGCCACGAGCGGCGGATCAGCCCCGTCTTCCTGGCGATCCTCGCCGTCATGGCCGTCACCGGCTGGGCGGTGTGGACGGACTTCGCCGCCTCGCCCGGTCTGGCGATCTTCCTCTTCGTCACCTCGGCGTGGGTGGTGTCGCTCTGTCTCCACGAGTACGCGCACGCCCGTACGGCGCTGCACGGCGGTGACATCACGGTCGGCGCGAAGGGCTATCTGACCCTGAACCCGCTGGCGTACACCCACGCCGTCCTCAGCATCATCCTGCCCGTGCTGTTCGTGATCATGGGCGGGATCGGTCTGCCGGGCGGCGCGGTCTTCATCGAGCAGGGCCGGATCAAGGGCCGCTGGAAGCACAGCCTGATCTCGGCGGCGGGCCCGCTGGCGAACGTGCTGTTCGCGCTCGTCTGCACGGCCCCGTTCTGGCTGGGCGCGCTCGACGGCGTCCCGCTCCCGTTCCAGTTCGCGCTGGCCTTCCTGGCGTTCCTCCAGGTGACCGCGGCGCTCCTGAACCTGCTGCCGGTGCCGGGACTCGACGGGTACGGGATCGTCGAGCCCTGGCTGTCGTACAAGCTGAAGCGGCAGATCGAGCCGTACGCGCCGTACGGCTTCTTCATCGTGATCGCGCTGCTGTTCGTGCCGGCGATCAACGACGGCTTCTTCGACGCGATCGACGCGCTGATGCGGTCGCTCGGGGTGCCGGAGGCATCCCGCTACTGCGGCTCGCAGCTGTTCCGGTTCTGGCAGGAGACGCCGGAGTTCTGCCAGGTCTAG
- a CDS encoding BTAD domain-containing putative transcriptional regulator, translated as MHYCVLGPTLARTSDGTDVAVGGPRVRALLTVLALRAGRTVPVPDLVDEVWHGDEPPADAVAALQALVGRLRKALGRDRIVSAEGGYRLDARPEDVDARRFEHLAVEGVAALGAGDPARAAELLDEALGLWRGPALADLPDRDAEAPRWEARRLDVRRARLDAALGLGEAPAALPDLTALCAAHPLDETLQALRIRALRDTGRAAEALAAYESVRRALATRLGTDPSPALRALHAELLAGPRTPRPESGPAPEPGKEEAPAKRAETSVRGNLRARLTSFVGRDEEIAALQDELRTARLVTLLGPGGAGKTRLSQEAAERGAADGAWPDGVWVAELAAVTDPEAVVEAVLAAVGARETVLRGAGAEELRAGDDPLVRLVEHCAGRRMLLLLDNCEHLVAAAAALAETVLARCPELRILATSREPLGVPGEMVRPLGPLPVGMALRLLGERGAAARPGFVVAEDPGAAEEVCRRLDGLPLAIELAAARLRLLSVRQIADRLDDRFRLLTSGARTVLPRQQTLRAVVDWSWDLLEEPERAVLRRLAVFTGGADLEAAEAVCGGVGAPDVLDVLGALVDKSLVVAGPGRDGEGMRFRLLETVAEYAGERLGESGERAATERRHLTYYRELARRTDPELRGAGQVAAIARFGREYGNIRTALRRAVDAHDEDEALVLVHSLLWYWQMRDLRTDALHWARAAAALGPDPFTAPAAPVVPLHEPCTATPPPLSEEQRWEARRGVRLVELLNMDHDSGRWTRPEGVRRLREMTGVYPPGLPQTCRLPGSFAVFAVLIIGEAGRLRELLDATVDACRRHGYTWELGNALQMRANMSANRSDMARSASADADESLEIFERLGDAWGAAEALSSRAESRERRLEFEGAAADYVAAIGYAERIGAQSQMALLRARYASVLVETGRLEEGEAILREIVEGGTSLGHEPLLGARLFLGLALGRSGRIDEAREQLNELRKEFGSETLSLFDGFAIGSLGWLDVVEGQYASGFGLVREAYERSTSDLSLMVAPQMPSVHLTVAAWALAGLGGPVARIGGVLLGAAEALLPPEHLSLPLEADNLRRATELTRSALGEDAFAAAHAEGGGLSLEEAAALLGRAADAISERAES; from the coding sequence GTGCACTACTGCGTCCTCGGCCCGACCCTCGCCCGCACGTCCGACGGCACCGACGTGGCCGTCGGCGGCCCGCGGGTCCGCGCGCTGCTCACCGTCCTCGCCCTGCGGGCCGGCCGGACCGTGCCCGTACCGGACCTCGTCGACGAGGTGTGGCACGGCGACGAGCCGCCCGCCGACGCCGTCGCCGCGCTCCAGGCCCTCGTCGGACGGCTCCGCAAGGCCCTCGGCCGGGACCGGATCGTCTCCGCCGAGGGCGGCTACCGGCTCGACGCCCGGCCCGAGGACGTGGACGCCCGCCGCTTCGAGCACCTGGCCGTCGAGGGCGTGGCCGCGCTCGGCGCCGGGGACCCGGCCCGTGCCGCCGAACTCCTCGACGAGGCCCTCGGGCTCTGGCGCGGGCCCGCCCTCGCCGACCTGCCCGACCGGGACGCGGAGGCCCCCCGCTGGGAGGCCCGCCGTCTCGACGTCCGCCGGGCCAGACTCGACGCCGCCCTCGGACTCGGCGAGGCGCCCGCCGCCCTCCCCGACCTGACCGCCCTCTGCGCCGCCCACCCCCTGGACGAGACCCTCCAGGCCCTGCGGATCCGGGCCCTCCGGGACACCGGACGCGCGGCCGAGGCCCTCGCCGCGTACGAGTCGGTCCGGCGCGCCCTCGCCACCCGCCTCGGTACGGACCCGTCGCCGGCCCTGCGCGCCCTCCACGCGGAGCTGCTCGCGGGACCGCGGACACCCCGGCCCGAGTCCGGGCCCGCCCCGGAGCCCGGGAAGGAGGAGGCTCCGGCGAAGCGGGCGGAGACCTCCGTCCGGGGCAATCTGCGCGCGCGGCTCACCAGCTTCGTCGGCCGCGACGAGGAGATCGCCGCCCTCCAGGACGAGCTGCGCACCGCCCGGCTCGTCACCCTGCTGGGGCCCGGGGGCGCCGGGAAGACCCGGCTCTCCCAGGAGGCGGCCGAGCGCGGGGCCGCCGACGGGGCCTGGCCGGACGGCGTCTGGGTCGCCGAACTCGCGGCCGTCACCGACCCGGAGGCGGTCGTGGAGGCCGTCCTCGCGGCCGTCGGCGCCCGCGAGACGGTGTTGCGCGGCGCCGGAGCAGAGGAGCTGCGGGCCGGGGACGACCCGCTCGTCCGGCTCGTCGAGCACTGCGCGGGCCGCCGGATGCTCCTGCTCCTCGACAACTGCGAGCACCTCGTGGCGGCCGCCGCCGCACTCGCCGAGACCGTGCTCGCCCGCTGCCCGGAGCTGCGGATCCTTGCGACGAGTCGGGAGCCGTTGGGGGTGCCGGGGGAGATGGTGCGGCCGTTGGGGCCGTTGCCGGTGGGGATGGCGTTGCGGTTGTTGGGGGAGCGGGGTGCTGCGGCGCGGCCGGGGTTCGTGGTGGCGGAGGATCCGGGGGCGGCGGAGGAGGTGTGCCGGCGTCTGGACGGTCTGCCGTTGGCGATCGAGTTGGCGGCGGCGCGGTTGCGGTTGTTGTCGGTGCGTCAGATCGCGGATCGGTTGGACGACCGGTTCCGGTTGTTGACGTCGGGGGCGCGGACGGTGTTGCCGCGTCAGCAGACGTTGCGGGCGGTGGTGGACTGGTCGTGGGATCTGCTGGAGGAGCCGGAGCGGGCGGTGCTGCGGCGGCTCGCGGTGTTCACGGGTGGTGCGGATCTGGAGGCGGCGGAGGCGGTGTGCGGGGGTGTGGGTGCTCCGGACGTGCTGGACGTGCTGGGTGCGCTGGTGGACAAGTCGTTGGTGGTGGCGGGGCCGGGCCGGGACGGGGAGGGGATGCGGTTCCGGCTGCTCGAGACGGTGGCGGAGTACGCGGGGGAGCGTCTGGGGGAGTCGGGGGAGCGGGCGGCGACGGAGCGGCGTCATCTGACGTACTACCGGGAACTCGCCCGGCGCACCGACCCGGAACTGCGCGGCGCCGGGCAGGTCGCCGCCATCGCCCGCTTCGGCCGCGAGTACGGCAACATCCGCACCGCCCTGCGCCGGGCCGTCGACGCCCACGACGAGGACGAGGCGCTCGTCCTCGTCCACTCCCTGCTCTGGTACTGGCAGATGCGCGATCTGCGGACCGACGCCCTGCACTGGGCGCGGGCGGCCGCCGCCCTCGGACCCGACCCGTTCACCGCGCCCGCCGCCCCCGTCGTACCCCTGCACGAGCCGTGCACGGCCACGCCGCCACCACTCTCCGAGGAGCAGCGCTGGGAGGCCCGGCGCGGGGTGCGGCTCGTCGAACTCCTCAACATGGACCACGACTCCGGGCGGTGGACCCGCCCCGAGGGCGTGCGCCGGCTCCGTGAGATGACCGGTGTCTACCCGCCAGGCCTGCCCCAGACCTGCCGGCTGCCCGGCTCCTTCGCCGTCTTCGCGGTCCTCATCATCGGCGAGGCGGGCCGGCTGCGCGAGCTCCTCGACGCGACCGTCGACGCCTGCCGCCGCCACGGCTACACCTGGGAACTCGGCAACGCGCTCCAGATGCGCGCCAACATGTCCGCCAACCGGTCCGACATGGCCCGCAGCGCGAGCGCGGACGCCGACGAGAGCCTGGAGATCTTCGAACGGCTCGGCGACGCCTGGGGCGCGGCCGAGGCGCTGTCCTCCCGCGCGGAGTCCCGTGAGCGTCGGCTCGAGTTCGAGGGCGCGGCAGCGGACTACGTCGCCGCCATCGGCTACGCGGAACGGATCGGCGCCCAGTCGCAGATGGCCCTGCTGCGGGCCCGGTACGCCAGTGTCCTGGTCGAGACCGGGCGGCTGGAGGAGGGCGAGGCGATCCTCCGCGAGATCGTCGAGGGGGGAACCAGCCTGGGGCACGAACCGCTGCTCGGTGCCCGGCTCTTCCTCGGCCTGGCGCTCGGCCGCAGCGGGCGCATCGACGAGGCCCGCGAGCAGCTGAACGAGCTGCGGAAGGAGTTCGGCTCCGAGACGCTGTCACTCTTCGACGGCTTCGCGATCGGCAGCCTGGGCTGGCTCGACGTCGTCGAGGGGCAGTACGCGTCCGGGTTCGGCCTGGTCAGGGAGGCGTACGAGCGCTCCACAAGCGACCTTTCGCTGATGGTGGCGCCGCAGATGCCCTCGGTGCACCTGACCGTCGCGGCCTGGGCCCTCGCGGGGCTCGGCGGGCCGGTGGCGCGGATCGGCGGGGTGCTGCTCGGGGCGGCGGAGGCGCTGCTGCCGCCGGAGCACCTGTCGCTGCCGCTCGAAGCGGACAACCTGCGGCGGGCGACGGAACTGACCCGGTCCGCGCTCGGCGAGGACGCGTTCGCGGCGGCGCACGCCGAAGGCGGCGGCCTCTCCTTGGAAGAGGCCGCCGCCCTGCTCGGTCGCGCCGCCGACGCGATCAGTGAGCGCGCCGAGTCCTGA
- a CDS encoding ABC transporter permease — MSTTTVTKSPVGAPGPAAARHAPVAEGRIGLRANLRHIGALARRNALQIKQDPESMFDAVLMPIIFILLFVYVFGGAIAGKGNNEVYVNYVTPGLMAMMGMNIAMAVGVGINDDFKKGVMDRFRTMPIARSSVLIAKIVVEVGRMLIATSILLGMGFLLGMEIHTSFFHLLAAIGLSMVFGASLMWIFILLGLTLKTAQAVQGMAMLVLMPLQFGSSIFAPPTSMPGWLKAFTDYNPLSNLADAARNLINGGPVAHSVWMTLGWAAVITVITAPLAVTKFRKKT, encoded by the coding sequence GTGAGCACGACCACGGTCACCAAGTCCCCCGTCGGCGCCCCGGGTCCGGCCGCGGCGCGGCACGCGCCCGTCGCCGAGGGCCGGATCGGCCTGCGGGCCAATCTGCGCCACATCGGCGCCCTCGCCCGTCGCAACGCGCTCCAGATCAAGCAGGACCCGGAGTCGATGTTCGACGCGGTCCTGATGCCGATCATCTTCATCCTGCTCTTCGTGTACGTGTTCGGCGGCGCCATCGCCGGCAAGGGCAACAACGAGGTCTACGTCAACTACGTGACCCCGGGCCTGATGGCGATGATGGGCATGAACATCGCGATGGCCGTCGGCGTCGGCATCAACGACGACTTCAAGAAGGGGGTCATGGACCGGTTCCGGACGATGCCGATCGCCCGGTCCTCCGTCCTGATCGCGAAGATCGTCGTCGAGGTCGGCCGGATGCTGATCGCCACCTCGATCCTGCTCGGCATGGGCTTCCTGCTCGGCATGGAGATCCACACCTCGTTCTTCCACCTGCTCGCCGCGATCGGCCTGTCGATGGTCTTCGGAGCGTCGCTGATGTGGATCTTCATCCTGCTCGGTCTCACCCTGAAGACCGCCCAGGCCGTCCAGGGCATGGCCATGCTGGTCCTGATGCCGCTCCAGTTCGGCTCCTCGATCTTCGCCCCGCCGACGTCGATGCCCGGCTGGCTGAAGGCCTTCACCGACTACAACCCGCTGTCGAACCTCGCCGACGCCGCCCGGAACCTGATCAACGGCGGCCCGGTCGCCCACTCCGTGTGGATGACCCTCGGCTGGGCGGCCGTGATCACCGTCATCACGGCGCCCCTGGCGGTGACCAAGTTCCGCAAGAAGACCTGA
- a CDS encoding ATP-binding cassette domain-containing protein, with protein sequence MTRSHTNAVEVRGLVKHFGDTKALDGVDLDVREGTVLGVLGPNGAGKTTLVRCLSTLLVPDSGTATVAGYDVVKHPRQLRRTIGLTGQYASVDEKLSGWENLYMIGRLLDLSRADARRRSDEMLERFSLTDAAKRPAMNYSGGMRRRLDLAASMIGQPAVLYLDEPTTGLDPRTRNEVWDEVQRMVSEGVTVLLTTQYMEEAEQLAKELTVIDKGKVIAKGGVDELKAKVGGRTLKVRPVDPDQLSAMAAALRETGLDGVAGATVVPDEGALYVPILTDQQLTAVVALFGARGFGIAHIGTHLPSLDEVFLAITGQKTTVSDEIPEEVAA encoded by the coding sequence ATGACGCGATCACACACCAACGCCGTCGAGGTCCGGGGCCTCGTGAAGCACTTCGGCGACACCAAGGCCCTCGACGGGGTCGACCTGGACGTACGGGAGGGCACCGTCCTCGGCGTGCTCGGGCCGAACGGCGCCGGGAAGACCACCCTCGTCCGCTGCCTCTCCACCCTGCTGGTGCCGGACTCCGGGACCGCCACCGTCGCCGGGTACGACGTGGTGAAGCACCCCCGCCAGCTGCGCCGCACCATAGGGCTCACCGGTCAGTACGCCTCGGTCGACGAGAAGCTGTCCGGCTGGGAGAACCTGTACATGATCGGGCGGCTGCTCGACCTCTCCCGCGCCGACGCCCGCCGCCGGTCCGACGAGATGCTGGAGCGGTTCTCCCTCACCGACGCCGCCAAGCGGCCCGCCATGAACTACTCGGGCGGCATGCGGCGCCGGCTCGACCTCGCCGCCTCGATGATCGGACAGCCGGCCGTCCTCTACCTGGACGAGCCGACCACCGGTCTCGACCCCCGCACCCGGAACGAGGTGTGGGACGAGGTCCAGCGGATGGTCTCCGAGGGCGTCACCGTCCTCCTCACCACCCAGTACATGGAGGAGGCGGAGCAGCTCGCCAAGGAGCTGACCGTCATCGACAAGGGCAAGGTCATCGCCAAGGGCGGCGTCGACGAGCTCAAGGCCAAGGTCGGCGGCCGGACCCTGAAGGTCCGCCCGGTGGACCCGGACCAGCTGTCGGCGATGGCCGCCGCGCTCCGCGAGACCGGCCTCGACGGGGTGGCCGGCGCGACCGTCGTGCCCGACGAGGGCGCGCTGTACGTGCCGATCCTCACCGACCAGCAGCTGACCGCCGTCGTGGCGCTGTTCGGCGCGCGCGGCTTCGGCATCGCCCACATCGGCACCCACCTGCCCAGCCTGGACGAGGTGTTCCTGGCGATCACCGGCCAGAAGACCACCGTTTCCGACGAGATCCCCGAGGAGGTCGCCGCGTGA
- the panB gene encoding 3-methyl-2-oxobutanoate hydroxymethyltransferase: MTLQAAQKPPADSSKALYGGKGTRRITVHDIAAAKTRGEKWPMLTAYDAMTASVFDEAGIPVILVGDSMGNCHLGYDTTVPVTMDEMTLLSAAVVRGTKRALVVGDLPFGSYQEGPVQALRNATRLVKDAGVGAIKLEGGERSLPQTELLVQAGIPVMSHLGLTPQSVNTMGYRVQGRSDEAAHKLLRDAKAAQDAGAFAVVLELVPAELAAEVTRSLHIPTIGIGAGAGTDAQVLVWTDMAGLTGGKVPRFTKQYANLRETLGDAARAFAEDVGGGAFPAEEHTFH; this comes from the coding sequence ATGACGCTTCAGGCTGCGCAGAAACCGCCCGCGGACAGCAGCAAGGCGCTGTACGGCGGCAAGGGAACGCGCCGCATCACCGTCCACGACATCGCCGCCGCCAAGACGCGCGGTGAGAAGTGGCCCATGCTCACCGCCTACGACGCGATGACCGCGTCCGTCTTCGACGAGGCCGGCATCCCGGTGATCCTCGTCGGGGACTCCATGGGCAACTGTCACCTCGGCTACGACACCACCGTGCCCGTCACGATGGACGAGATGACGCTGCTCTCCGCCGCCGTCGTACGGGGCACGAAGCGCGCCCTCGTCGTCGGCGACCTCCCCTTCGGTTCGTACCAGGAAGGGCCCGTCCAGGCCCTGCGCAACGCCACCCGGCTGGTCAAGGACGCGGGCGTCGGTGCGATCAAGCTGGAGGGCGGCGAGCGCTCGCTGCCCCAGACCGAGCTGCTCGTCCAGGCCGGCATCCCCGTCATGTCCCACCTGGGCCTCACCCCGCAGTCCGTGAACACCATGGGCTACCGGGTGCAGGGCCGCTCCGACGAGGCCGCGCACAAGCTGCTCCGCGACGCGAAGGCGGCGCAGGACGCCGGCGCGTTCGCGGTCGTCCTGGAGCTCGTACCGGCCGAGCTGGCCGCCGAGGTCACCCGTTCGCTGCACATCCCGACCATCGGGATCGGCGCGGGCGCCGGCACCGACGCCCAGGTGCTCGTCTGGACCGACATGGCCGGCCTGACCGGCGGCAAGGTCCCGCGCTTCACCAAGCAGTACGCCAACCTCCGCGAGACGCTCGGCGACGCCGCGCGCGCCTTCGCGGAGGACGTCGGCGGCGGGGCGTTCCCCGCCGAGGAGCACACCTTCCACTAG
- a CDS encoding endonuclease/exonuclease/phosphatase family protein has product MTETEHGGAGNETPSSSRFRTALGRLRRDPGIWRRGILLALFAVALTLLMVLHADIPNRIGNLGSLTETFLPWLGLFVPLLLVLALLRRSATALIALVLPAVVWLNLFGGLVADKSAAGGDLTVATHNVNADNPDPAGTAEQLAASGADVLALEELKGDMVPAYEKGLAKAYPHHSVQGTVGLWSKLPLRDPQPVDIRMGWTRAMRADVVTPKGELAVYVAHLPSVRVKLNAGFTANQRDASANALGEAISADRHERIVLLGDLNGTMNDRALNGITSQLRSTQGAAGDGFGFSWPASFPMARIDQILVKGVEPMSSWALPETRSDHLPVAARVKF; this is encoded by the coding sequence ATGACGGAGACCGAGCACGGCGGCGCGGGGAACGAGACCCCGAGCTCCTCCCGCTTCCGGACCGCCCTCGGCAGACTCCGCCGTGACCCCGGGATCTGGCGCCGCGGCATCCTGCTCGCCCTGTTCGCCGTGGCCCTCACCCTGCTGATGGTCCTCCACGCCGACATCCCCAACCGGATCGGCAACCTCGGCAGCCTCACCGAGACCTTCCTGCCCTGGCTCGGTCTCTTCGTCCCCCTCCTCCTCGTCCTCGCCCTGCTGCGCCGCTCAGCCACCGCGCTGATCGCCCTGGTGCTGCCGGCCGTGGTGTGGCTGAACCTCTTCGGTGGGCTCGTCGCCGACAAGTCCGCGGCCGGTGGTGACCTGACCGTCGCGACCCACAACGTGAACGCCGACAACCCCGACCCCGCGGGCACGGCCGAGCAGCTCGCCGCGTCCGGCGCCGACGTCCTCGCCCTGGAGGAACTGAAGGGCGACATGGTCCCGGCGTACGAGAAGGGCCTGGCGAAGGCCTACCCGCACCACTCCGTCCAGGGCACGGTCGGTCTCTGGAGCAAGCTGCCGCTGCGCGACCCGCAGCCGGTCGACATCCGGATGGGCTGGACCCGCGCGATGCGCGCCGACGTCGTGACCCCCAAGGGCGAGCTCGCCGTGTACGTCGCCCACCTGCCGTCCGTCCGGGTCAAGCTGAACGCCGGCTTCACCGCCAACCAGCGCGACGCCAGCGCGAACGCCCTCGGCGAGGCCATCTCCGCGGACCGGCACGAGCGCATCGTCCTCCTCGGCGACCTCAACGGCACCATGAACGACCGCGCCCTCAACGGCATCACCTCGCAGCTCCGCTCCACCCAGGGCGCGGCGGGCGACGGCTTCGGCTTCAGCTGGCCCGCCTCGTTCCCGATGGCCCGCATCGACCAGATCCTGGTCAAGGGAGTCGAGCCGATGTCGTCCTGGGCCCTCCCGGAGACGCGGAGCGACCACCTCCCGGTCGCGGCCCGCGTGAAGTTCTGA
- a CDS encoding MFS transporter: MPLALLALAVAAFGIGTTEFVMMGLLPQVAEDLGTSVPTAGHLVSAYAIGVVVGAPLLTALGSRVPRKRMLLLLMALFTVGNLASALAPDFGWLVAGRVLAGLPHGAFFGLGAVVAARLVREGRQARAVATMFLGLTVANILGVPAATLLGQHLGWRATFLVVSAVGLLAMAALARLVPYVPVDERQSLGREVRALGRPQVLLGLLTAVFGFAGVFAVYSYLASMTTEVMGFGDSTVTVVLALFGLGMTGGALAAGPLTDRALRPTLYGSLAALVLALVAFRFTIHVPWLALVTVVALGAVGFMTTTPLQMLVMNKAKDAPTLASASNHSAFNLANAGGAWAGGAAVAAGWGWTSPTLVGAGLTVVGLAIAAVAGLLDRDRGTGEGASRVVAQSPLAERPAAGRQVSSSSPASGS, translated from the coding sequence ATGCCCCTGGCGCTGCTCGCGCTGGCCGTAGCCGCCTTCGGCATCGGTACCACCGAATTCGTGATGATGGGCCTGCTTCCGCAGGTCGCCGAAGATCTCGGCACCTCCGTCCCCACCGCCGGACACCTCGTCTCGGCGTACGCGATCGGCGTCGTCGTCGGCGCCCCGCTGCTCACCGCCCTCGGCTCCCGCGTCCCGCGCAAGCGGATGCTGCTCCTGCTCATGGCCCTCTTCACGGTCGGCAACCTGGCCTCCGCGCTCGCCCCCGACTTCGGCTGGCTGGTGGCCGGCCGGGTCCTCGCCGGGCTCCCGCACGGTGCGTTCTTCGGGCTCGGCGCGGTCGTCGCCGCCCGGCTCGTGCGCGAGGGCCGGCAGGCGCGGGCGGTGGCCACGATGTTCCTCGGCCTGACCGTCGCCAACATCCTCGGCGTACCGGCCGCGACCCTGCTCGGGCAGCACCTCGGCTGGCGGGCCACCTTCCTCGTCGTCTCCGCCGTCGGCCTGCTCGCCATGGCAGCGCTCGCCCGCCTCGTGCCGTACGTCCCCGTGGACGAGCGGCAGAGCCTGGGCCGCGAGGTGCGCGCGCTGGGCCGCCCGCAGGTGCTGCTCGGCCTGCTCACCGCCGTCTTCGGCTTCGCGGGCGTCTTCGCCGTCTACTCGTACCTGGCCTCGATGACCACCGAGGTGATGGGCTTCGGCGACTCCACCGTCACCGTCGTCCTCGCCCTCTTCGGCCTCGGCATGACCGGCGGGGCGCTCGCCGCGGGCCCGCTGACCGACCGGGCACTCCGCCCGACGCTGTACGGCTCGCTCGCCGCCCTCGTCCTCGCCCTGGTCGCCTTCCGCTTCACGATCCATGTGCCCTGGCTGGCCCTGGTCACGGTCGTGGCGCTCGGCGCGGTCGGTTTCATGACCACCACCCCGCTCCAGATGCTGGTCATGAACAAGGCCAAGGACGCCCCCACGCTCGCCTCCGCCTCCAACCACTCCGCCTTCAACCTCGCCAACGCCGGCGGCGCCTGGGCCGGCGGCGCGGCCGTCGCCGCCGGCTGGGGCTGGACCTCGCCGACGCTCGTCGGCGCGGGCCTCACGGTGGTGGGCCTGGCGATCGCGGCGGTGGCGGGCCTCCTCGACCGCGACCGGGGTACGGGGGAGGGGGCCTCGCGCGTCGTCGCGCAAAGCCCCCTCGCCGAACGTCCCGCCGCCGGCCGTCAGGTCAGCTCGTCGTCTCCCGCCAGCGGTTCGTGA
- a CDS encoding NAD+ synthase, translated as MPQLRLALNQIDSTVGDIAGNAEAIVHWTRHAAGQGAHLVAFPEMALTGYPVEDLALRASFVEASRVALRGLARRLADEGFGEVPVVVGYLDRSERAEPKLGRPAGSPENAAAVLHRGEVVLRFAKHHLPNYGVFDEYRYFVRGDTMPVVRVHGIDVALAICEDLWQDGGRVPAARHAGAGLLLSVNASPYERNKDDTRLELVRRRAREAGCVTAYLASTGGQDELVFDGDSIVVDAAGEVIARAPQFVEGSVILDLELPAYDPDAPEGLVNDGLTIDRVVLSEEPLPAYEPELTGGYAHRLDDEEEVYSALVIGVRAYAAKNGFRSVIVGLSGGIDSALVAAIACDALGAENVYGVSMPSKYSSEHSRGDAAELARRTGLHYRTVSIEPMFDAYMGALGLTGLAEENLQSRLRGTTLMALSNQEGHIVLAPGNKSELAVGYSTLYGDSVGAFGPIKDVYKSTVFRLARWRNRAAEERGQTPPIPESSITKPPSAELRPGQVDTDSLPDYDTLDAILALYVDQDRGRDEIVAAGFDKELVTRTLRMVDTAEYKRRQYPPGTKISAKGFGKDRRLPITNRWRETTS; from the coding sequence GTGCCTCAACTACGCCTCGCCCTGAATCAGATCGACTCGACCGTCGGAGACATCGCCGGGAACGCCGAGGCGATCGTGCACTGGACCCGGCACGCCGCCGGACAGGGTGCGCATCTCGTCGCGTTCCCCGAGATGGCGCTGACCGGATACCCCGTCGAGGACCTCGCGCTGCGCGCCTCGTTCGTCGAGGCCTCGCGGGTGGCCCTGCGCGGTCTCGCCCGCCGGCTCGCCGACGAGGGCTTCGGGGAGGTGCCGGTCGTCGTCGGTTATCTGGACCGCTCCGAGCGGGCGGAGCCGAAGCTCGGCCGGCCGGCCGGTTCGCCGGAGAACGCCGCCGCCGTACTGCACCGGGGCGAGGTGGTGCTGCGCTTCGCCAAGCACCACCTGCCGAACTACGGCGTCTTCGACGAGTACCGCTACTTCGTGCGGGGCGACACGATGCCGGTCGTCCGGGTGCACGGAATCGACGTGGCCCTGGCGATCTGCGAGGACCTGTGGCAGGACGGCGGCAGGGTCCCGGCGGCGCGCCACGCGGGGGCGGGGCTGCTGCTTTCGGTCAACGCCTCGCCGTACGAGCGGAACAAGGACGACACGCGCCTCGAACTGGTCCGCAGGCGGGCCCGGGAGGCCGGGTGCGTGACCGCGTATCTGGCGAGCACCGGCGGTCAGGACGAGCTGGTCTTCGACGGCGACTCGATCGTGGTGGACGCGGCCGGCGAAGTGATCGCGCGGGCCCCGCAGTTCGTCGAGGGCAGCGTGATCCTGGACCTGGAGCTGCCGGCGTACGACCCCGACGCGCCGGAAGGCCTGGTGAACGACGGGCTGACGATCGACCGCGTGGTGCTCTCGGAGGAGCCGCTGCCGGCGTACGAGCCGGAGCTGACGGGCGGTTACGCGCACCGGCTCGACGACGAGGAGGAGGTGTACTCGGCGCTGGTGATCGGCGTCCGGGCGTATGCCGCGAAAAACGGTTTCCGCTCGGTGATCGTCGGCCTCTCCGGCGGCATCGACTCGGCGCTCGTCGCCGCGATCGCCTGCGACGCGCTGGGCGCGGAGAACGTGTACGGGGTGTCGATGCCCTCCAAGTACTCCTCGGAGCACTCGCGCGGCGACGCCGCCGAGCTGGCCCGCCGCACCGGGCTCCACTACCGCACGGTGTCGATCGAGCCGATGTTCGACGCGTACATGGGCGCGCTCGGCCTCACCGGGCTCGCCGAGGAGAACCTCCAGTCGCGGCTGCGGGGCACGACGCTGATGGCGCTCTCCAACCAGGAGGGCCACATCGTCCTCGCGCCGGGGAACAAGTCCGAGCTGGCGGTGGGCTATTCGACGCTGTACGGCGACTCCGTCGGCGCGTTCGGGCCCATCAAGGACGTCTACAAGTCGACCGTGTTCCGGCTGGCACGCTGGCGCAACCGGGCGGCCGAGGAGCGCGGCCAGACCCCGCCGATCCCGGAGAGCTCGATCACCAAGCCGCCGAGCGCGGAGCTGCGCCCGGGGCAGGTCGACACGGACTCGCTGCCGGACTACGACACCCTGGACGCGATCCTCGCCCTGTACGTGGACCAGGACCGGGGCCGGGACGAGATCGTGGCCGCCGGCTTCGACAAGGAGCTGGTCACGCGGACGCTGCGGATGGTGGACACGGCGGAGTACAAGCGGCGCCAGTACCCGCCGGGCACCAAGATCTCGGCGAAGGGCTTCGGCAAGGACCGGCGCCTGCCGATCACGAACCGCTGGCGGGAGACGACGAGCTGA